The sequence AGGCCTCATCGGGAACGTCGTGATGCCGGGGCTCGTCTGGTGGGACTATGATCTCGGAGTTTCGCCACAGATCGCCGAGAAGTGGGAGACGAGCGCCGACGGGACGGAGTGGACATTCACTCTCCGTGACGGTGTGACGTTCCACAACGGCAAGCCGTGCACGGCGGGTGAGATTCTCCGAAACTTCGAGCACATCAAGGACCCCAACTCCGGGTCGATGTTGACGCCAGACTTCGAGGATGTCGAAGTCTTCGCTCCTGACGACAAGACGGTCGTCTTCACCCTGACTGAGTCGTTCGCGCCGTTCCTCGCGATCCTCTCGCACCGGGTCGCGATGACCGACATGGATGCCTACGACGGGACCAAGCCGATCGGCACCGGCCCGTTCAAGATCGTGGAGTGGCAGCGTGGCTCGCAGATCATCCTGGAACGGCACGAGGGGTACTGGGAGGAAGGTCTCCCGAAGGCCGACCGGGTGAACTGGAAGTTCATGCCGGACTCCGACGTCCGCCTGACTGCGTTGCGGGCCGGCGAGGTGGACATTACCACCAGCGTCCCGACACAGATCATCGACCAGATCAAGGAGAGCGGTGAGTTCGTCGTCGATCCCATTCCCGGCGTTGGAGAATACTACCTGGCCTTTAACTGCGCTGAGGGCCCGTTCGCCGATGTCCGGATGCGCAAGGCCGTCGCGCACGCGATCGACAAGGAGGCGATCCTCGAGGTGGCGCTGTGGGGCCATGGAACGATCACGAACGTGTCGTTTCCGCCCACCTCGCCGTGGTTCGTTGAGATCCCGGACTACGAGCAGGACAAGGACAAGGCCCGAGCCCTGGTGGAAGAGGCGGGGTACGGCGGTGGGCTTGAGCTGGACATGCCGATCCCGAACTGGAGCCCGTCGGCCGAGGTCGCCGAGATCGTTCAGGCAGATCTCGCGGACATCGGGATCGATGTGCGCCTCGTCGAAATCGAGTGGGCGACGTACTGGCCGGAGATCTACCTGAAGAGCGACTTCTACATCACCTACATGGGCTACTCCGCTCGGATCGACCCGGACCAGATCTTCTACCCACGTTTCCACTCCAAGGGCGTTCACAATGCGACGCGGTACAGCAACCCGCGGGTCGACGAACTGATCGAGCAGGGTCGGCGGGAGATCGAGGAAGCCAAGCGCAAGGAGATCTACGCTGAGGTACAGCGCATCCTGGTCGATGAGCTCCCGTGGCTATGGCTCTATCTGCCCGACATCACGAACGGGTGGGCCAAGAACGTCGTCGGGTTCCGCCAACACCCGGGTGATCTCCTGTTCCTGACCGAAGCGACGAAGCAGTAGGTCTGCCTGCGCGGGTGCGCTTCGCCCTGGGGCCCAAACGGGCCTCCAGGGCGCGGGAGTGGGAAGACGATGACGCGCTACATCGTGCAGCGCCTGGTCCAGGCGGTGGGCGTCGTACTGCTCGTCTCGGTGTTCGTCTTTGCGCTGGTCCGGCTGATCCCGGGAGATCCCGTTTCTATCATGCTCGGGGAGAACCTCTCGCCCGAGGTCGAGAGGGAGCTCATTCGCAAGTGGGGGCTGGACCGCCCCATCTTTGAGCAGTACGTTGCGTGGCTCGCCAATCTCGTCCGTGGGGATCTGGGCCAGTCGATTCGTACGCAGGAGTCGGTAGGCCAGCTTATCGCGGCTCGGATTCCGGCCACGTCAATGCTTGCGGTTGGGGCGATGATCATCGCCATCGGCATCGGGATCCCCGCCGGGGTCGTGGCAGCGTACAGGGCGAACACCGGTCTGGACTACGCAGCGATGCTGGCCGCGCTGGTCGGCCTCTGTGTTCCAAGCTTCTGGCTCGGGCTTCTCCTCATGTTGTTGTTCTCTCTCCGACTCGGCTGGTTTCCGGTCAGCGGCTACGTTTCGCCGCTCGATGACCTGGGGGCATCTCTGCGCCACTTGGTTCTCCCGGCGTTGGCGCTCGGGGTTGGGCTGTCAGCCAGCATCAGTCGCATGACCCGCAGTGCGATGCTGGACGTGCTGCGGCAGGACTACGTGCGCACGGCCCGCGCGAAGGGGCTGTCGGAGCGGGCAACGGTCCTCGGTCATGCGCTGCGAAACGCGCTGATGCCCACCATCACGGTCATCGGGCTGCAGTTGGGCTTTCTGTTGGGCGGGTCGGTGGTTGTGGAGGAGATCTTCGGCTATCCCGGCGTCGGGCAGCTCCTGGTCTTTGCCATCAACAACCGAGATTACCCGCTGATCCAAGGAGTCGTCATGATCTTTGCTCTCACCTTTGTGATCGTGAATCTCCTGGTGGATCTTTCCTATGCGTATCTAGATCCGAGGATCAAGTACTCATGATCAGCCGGAACCAGCGCGCAGACGCGATTGAGAGCGCGCCGCTGAACGGCGCTGTCGCACGTCGGTCCTGGATTCAAGATCAGCTCCGGCTGTGGCGTCGGAACAAGATGGCGACGGTCGGGCTGGTGATTGTCCTCATAGTGATCGCGATGGCGCTGCTTGCGTCCGTCCTTGCGCCGCATGACCCTTACGAACGCGATATCCGTAATCGCATCGCTCCGCCGAGTCGTGAGCACCTGCTCGGGACCGATAACCTCGGGCGGGACACGCTCAGCCGAATCATGTATGGCGCTCGCATCTCCCTGCTCGTCGGGGGTGTGTCCGTCGGCATTGCAACGCTGGTCGGTGTCCCGCTTGGGTTGCTGGCGGGTTACAGCGCCGGGCGGCTCGACACCCTGATCATGCGGATCATGGACGCGGTTATCGCGTTCCCGGAGATCGTGCTGGCGATCGCGATCCTGGCGATCCTCGGTCCGTCCGTGCTCAACGCGATGATCGCGATCGGTATCGTCTACATACCCATCTTCGCCCGGACCGCTCGCGCGCCCAGCCTCTCCGAGTCGCGCAAGGAGTACGTCGAGGCCGCACGTGCCATCGGCGCGAGTGGATGGCGGATTCTCCTCCGGCACGTGGCGCCCAACACGGTGAGCGTGATCATCGTCCGCATCACCACGAGCCTGAGCTACGCCATCCTGGCTGAGGCCGCACTGTCCTTCCTCGGTCTCGGTGCTTCACCGCCGACGCCGACCTGGGGCCGGATGCTCAATGAGGGCCGTGGCTTCATGGAGATGGCGCCGTGGGTTGCGATCTTCCCCGGGTTGGCGATCGCGATCACTGTGCTCGGGTTCAACCTGCTGGGCGACGGATTACGGGACGCGCTCGACCCCCGCTATCGCCGGACGTAGCGAGCTCTCGGCGGACCTGGGAGCGCCACCATCCACCCCGGCTTCGGCAGCGGCACGCTCGCCACGCTGGACCGACCGGGCTGGTCGCGTCTGTTCGCCGTACGTTGCTACACTAACATCGGCGCATAAGGAGGTCCGGTGCGACGGCAAGCGATGCCCTATGGGGCCGGCGGGGATGGGCGTTGGATTGTAGCACTCGTCCTGGCGGCGTTCCTGCTCGCTGGCTGTCGCGTGCCGCTGCTCGGGGGTGATGAGGCGACGCCTACGGTCCGGCCGCCAGGGTCGGAACGGACGATAACTGCTATACCGGGCACCGGCGGGGGTGGCGGGGTGGGCACCGTCTTGGAGGCGCCACCGCGGGTGACCGCAGCCGACCCGAGTGGGGAGCAGACGCTGACTATCACTGGGTCACCGGAAGGGCCGGCGACGCTCGACCCGGCGCTGGTCCGGGACACCGAGTCGGCCTTCGTGACGCGCCAGATCTTCCGGGGGCTGGTTCGGCTGGATGAGCGGTTACAACCGGTTCCGGACCTCGCGCGGCGGATCGAGATCAGTCCGGATGGGCTGACCTACACGTTCTACCTGTGGGAGGACATCACATTCACCAATGGCCGGCGGATCACCGCCGAGGATGTGCGCTATTCCCTGGAGCGGGCGACGGATCCCGCGCTGGCCGGGGGGCGCGGAGAGACGTTACCGGCGGGAACGTACCTGGCCGACATCGCGGGAGTTGCCGACCGGCTGGCCGGCCGGGCCGACTCGCTCCGTGGAGTGGAGGTCTTGGACCAGGGGACGGTGCGCATCACGCTTGAGCACCCCACCGCGAACTTTCTGCTCAAGCTGGCGGCCACCCCGGGCTACGTCGTGGACCGCGAGAACGCGCGGAATGATAACGACTGGTGGAAGAGGCCGAACGGGAGCGGTCCTTTCAAGCTGGCTGAGTGGCGGGAGCAGGAGCGCATCGTGCTGGAGGCGCACCCTGGCTACACGCCGAACCCGCCTACGTTGGAGACGGTCGTCATCCTGATCGGGACCGAAGCACTCCAACCAGTGGCGATGTACGAGCGGGGCGATGTCGATGTGGCCAGCGTCAGCCTGTACGAGGTCGATCGCTTGCAGGCGCCGAACAGCCCGCTGCGCGAGGAGTTGCACGTCCAGCCGCTGTTTGCGGTGAGCTACGTGCTGTTCAACCCGAACGTGCCGCCCTTGGACAACCCCGACCTGCGGCGGGCGCTCCTCCAAGGGTTTGACCGGCACAAGATCGCCACGGTTACCTACGACGGCCACGTGACACCGGTGGACGGCATCCTGCCGCCGGGGCTGCTCGGGCGTGACTGGCCTGCGGATGTCCCGGCGTACGACCCGGAGTCGGCGCGGGCGCTGCTCGACCACGCCCTCGGCAGCGAGCGACCGACGGTGTCGATCTACACCACCGGAGCCCAGGCACCGGTCGCGATGAAGCAGGTGTATGAGCGGGATCTGGGGCTCCCGGTTGAGGTGCTGCAGTTGGACTTCGTGGACTACATCGCTGAGCTGGGGACGCGGCAGGTGCCCGCAACGTCGCTGACCTGGGTCGCGGACTACCCCGACCCCGACACCTTCTTGCGTGCGCTGTTCTACTCGACCAGCCCCGACAATGCGATCGGGTACCGCAATCCAGAGGTGGATCGGCTGCTCGACGAGGCGCGCGGAGAGGCCGACCCCGCGCGACGCGCCGCACTCTACGAGCAGGCCCAGCAGACGATCATCGATGACGCGGTGGTCGTGCCGTTGTATGCCGAGGAGTCGTACACCCTGATCAAGCCGTATGTTCATGGCATGACGATTACCCCGCTGGGTATCCTTGGCCTGGAAACCGTATGGATGACGTTGTAGCGCGGGGCGCGAGACGCCAATGACTGAATCATGGGAAGCGGACGCCCGGAGAAGCAGGGTCGAAACACCGCGTATCGTCCCGCTCAGCAGCGACGAGTCGCGCCGGCTCCGGCTTGGGTGGTCGAGCCGGTTCCAGGTGCGTGACCTCGAGGAGCACCTGCGGGAGTATCCGGGGCTGAGTCTCTGGATTCCGAGCACAGGCGAGTACGTCATCGGCGGGCCGTGGCGTCACCGGCCGGAAATCGTCGGCGTTGTGGAGCTGGCGAGCGGGGCCAACGCCGTGCCCCTTCTGGAGTCCCTGGTGCAGGTGGCGACGGAGGCCGGCAAGCGGCTGGTCTTGATGAGCGAGCATCTCGAAACGCGCCACCGTGCGTTCTACGATTCGGCCGGGTTCGAGCTGCTGGAAGAGATCCTCGTCTACGAGCTTTCGCCGGTGCGGCGCATCGAGCCCAATCTAGGGGACTTGCGGTTCGAGCGGGTTCTGCCGGAGGATCGTGCGCGGCGGGACGAGTTGCTGGAGCTTGACCACGCCGCGTTCCCCTGGCTCTGGTGGAACAGCGAGGGTGAGTTCGAGAACTATCTGCACTCAGGAGGGGTAGAGATCTACCTGGGTCGGGATTCCAGTGGCGCCGTCGTCAGCTATGTCGGCGTGACGCGGTTTCGCGGCGGGAACTGGGGTCATCTGGATCGGATCGCCGTGGCGCCGGACCGGCAGGGACAGGGATACGGGTGGCGCTCACTCGACTTTGCCGTCGCGGTGCTGGCAGGGAAGGGCGCGCGTCGGATCGGGCTGAGCACCCAGGCGCGCAACGCCGTGAGCCGGCGACTCTACGAGCGCTACGGATTTCGCCGGACAATGAGTCATGACTACCGCCTATGGGGGCGGTGGATTGGCCCACGCGGTGAGATGTGACGGCACCGGTGAGGGGGAGAGGGCAGGATGGCGAGCACGTATGGCCGCATGTTCCGGGTCACCACCTGGGGTGAGTCGCACGGACCGGCGCTCGGCGCGGTGATCGACGGGTGCCCGGCGGGGTTGGAGATTAGCGAGGAGCTGATCCAGCGCGATCTGGATCGCCGCCGGGTCGGGCAGAGCAAGGTGACCTCGCCTCGGCAGGAAAAGGATCGGGTGCAGATCCTCTCCGGCGTCTTCGAGGGGCGCACGACCGGGGCGCCGATCTCGCTCATCACCTACAACGCCGACGCGGACTCGAGCAAGTACGACGCGATCCGGGACCTCTTCCGTCCGGGGCACGCCGACTACACCTACTGGGCAAAGTACGGCCACCGCGACCACCGCGGCGGTGGGCGCTCGAGCGCGCGGGAAACGTGGGGCCGCGTGGCGGCCGGTGCTGTCGCGCGGGCCCTCCTGCGCACCATCGGGGTCGAGGTGTACGGCTTCGTGCGGCAACTGCACACGATCCAGATGGAGACCTTCGACCGGGACGAAATCGACCGAAACCCGGTACGTTGCCCCGACCCGGTCGCCGCGGAGAAGATGGTGCAGGCCATCCTCGAGGCCAAGGAGGCGAAAGACAGTCTCGGCGGACTGGTGGAGGTGCGTGCGGACAACGTGCCGCCCGGGCTGGGTGAGCCCACGGCTGACAAACTCGACGCGCTGCTCGGGCAGGCGATGTTCAGTATCCCGGCGGTCAAGGGCGTCGAGATCGGCGAGGGGTTCGGTGCCTTCCTCCTGACCGGTAAGCAGCACAACGACGAGTTCTACATGGAGAACGGTCGGGTACGCACCTACTCGAACCACGCGGGCGGCATGCTCGGCGGGATCTCCAACGGTGAGCAGATCGTCGTTCGCCTCGCCGTGAAGCCGACCTCCTCCGTCTCCCAGCCGCAGCGCACGGTCGACATCCACGG is a genomic window of Sphaerobacter thermophilus DSM 20745 containing:
- a CDS encoding ABC transporter substrate-binding protein, whose product is MPGLVWWDYDLGVSPQIAEKWETSADGTEWTFTLRDGVTFHNGKPCTAGEILRNFEHIKDPNSGSMLTPDFEDVEVFAPDDKTVVFTLTESFAPFLAILSHRVAMTDMDAYDGTKPIGTGPFKIVEWQRGSQIILERHEGYWEEGLPKADRVNWKFMPDSDVRLTALRAGEVDITTSVPTQIIDQIKESGEFVVDPIPGVGEYYLAFNCAEGPFADVRMRKAVAHAIDKEAILEVALWGHGTITNVSFPPTSPWFVEIPDYEQDKDKARALVEEAGYGGGLELDMPIPNWSPSAEVAEIVQADLADIGIDVRLVEIEWATYWPEIYLKSDFYITYMGYSARIDPDQIFYPRFHSKGVHNATRYSNPRVDELIEQGRREIEEAKRKEIYAEVQRILVDELPWLWLYLPDITNGWAKNVVGFRQHPGDLLFLTEATKQ
- a CDS encoding ABC transporter permease, with the protein product MTRYIVQRLVQAVGVVLLVSVFVFALVRLIPGDPVSIMLGENLSPEVERELIRKWGLDRPIFEQYVAWLANLVRGDLGQSIRTQESVGQLIAARIPATSMLAVGAMIIAIGIGIPAGVVAAYRANTGLDYAAMLAALVGLCVPSFWLGLLLMLLFSLRLGWFPVSGYVSPLDDLGASLRHLVLPALALGVGLSASISRMTRSAMLDVLRQDYVRTARAKGLSERATVLGHALRNALMPTITVIGLQLGFLLGGSVVVEEIFGYPGVGQLLVFAINNRDYPLIQGVVMIFALTFVIVNLLVDLSYAYLDPRIKYS
- the nikC gene encoding nickel transporter permease codes for the protein MISRNQRADAIESAPLNGAVARRSWIQDQLRLWRRNKMATVGLVIVLIVIAMALLASVLAPHDPYERDIRNRIAPPSREHLLGTDNLGRDTLSRIMYGARISLLVGGVSVGIATLVGVPLGLLAGYSAGRLDTLIMRIMDAVIAFPEIVLAIAILAILGPSVLNAMIAIGIVYIPIFARTARAPSLSESRKEYVEAARAIGASGWRILLRHVAPNTVSVIIVRITTSLSYAILAEAALSFLGLGASPPTPTWGRMLNEGRGFMEMAPWVAIFPGLAIAITVLGFNLLGDGLRDALDPRYRRT
- a CDS encoding ABC transporter substrate-binding protein; the protein is MRRQAMPYGAGGDGRWIVALVLAAFLLAGCRVPLLGGDEATPTVRPPGSERTITAIPGTGGGGGVGTVLEAPPRVTAADPSGEQTLTITGSPEGPATLDPALVRDTESAFVTRQIFRGLVRLDERLQPVPDLARRIEISPDGLTYTFYLWEDITFTNGRRITAEDVRYSLERATDPALAGGRGETLPAGTYLADIAGVADRLAGRADSLRGVEVLDQGTVRITLEHPTANFLLKLAATPGYVVDRENARNDNDWWKRPNGSGPFKLAEWREQERIVLEAHPGYTPNPPTLETVVILIGTEALQPVAMYERGDVDVASVSLYEVDRLQAPNSPLREELHVQPLFAVSYVLFNPNVPPLDNPDLRRALLQGFDRHKIATVTYDGHVTPVDGILPPGLLGRDWPADVPAYDPESARALLDHALGSERPTVSIYTTGAQAPVAMKQVYERDLGLPVEVLQLDFVDYIAELGTRQVPATSLTWVADYPDPDTFLRALFYSTSPDNAIGYRNPEVDRLLDEARGEADPARRAALYEQAQQTIIDDAVVVPLYAEESYTLIKPYVHGMTITPLGILGLETVWMTL
- a CDS encoding GNAT family N-acetyltransferase → MTESWEADARRSRVETPRIVPLSSDESRRLRLGWSSRFQVRDLEEHLREYPGLSLWIPSTGEYVIGGPWRHRPEIVGVVELASGANAVPLLESLVQVATEAGKRLVLMSEHLETRHRAFYDSAGFELLEEILVYELSPVRRIEPNLGDLRFERVLPEDRARRDELLELDHAAFPWLWWNSEGEFENYLHSGGVEIYLGRDSSGAVVSYVGVTRFRGGNWGHLDRIAVAPDRQGQGYGWRSLDFAVAVLAGKGARRIGLSTQARNAVSRRLYERYGFRRTMSHDYRLWGRWIGPRGEM
- the aroC gene encoding chorismate synthase, translated to MASTYGRMFRVTTWGESHGPALGAVIDGCPAGLEISEELIQRDLDRRRVGQSKVTSPRQEKDRVQILSGVFEGRTTGAPISLITYNADADSSKYDAIRDLFRPGHADYTYWAKYGHRDHRGGGRSSARETWGRVAAGAVARALLRTIGVEVYGFVRQLHTIQMETFDRDEIDRNPVRCPDPVAAEKMVQAILEAKEAKDSLGGLVEVRADNVPPGLGEPTADKLDALLGQAMFSIPAVKGVEIGEGFGAFLLTGKQHNDEFYMENGRVRTYSNHAGGMLGGISNGEQIVVRLAVKPTSSVSQPQRTVDIHGNEREILVEGRHDPSICPRVVPVAEAMMCLVLADLYLWNRMARV